The Streptomyces sp. NBC_01463 DNA window GGCGTCCAGGGCTGCTCGTCGCCCCGCAGGAGCGTCGTCGCGTCGAAACCGTTGCCACCGGCCCCGATGCCCAGCGTGATGCGGCCGGCCGAGATGTCGTCGAGCGAGATCAGTTCCTTGGCCAGCGTGACCGGGTGCCGGAAGTTCGGCGAGGTCACGAGCGTGCCCAGCCGCAGACGTGATGTGGCGCAGGCGGCCGCCGTCAGGGTGGGCAGGGCGCCGAACCACGGCCGCTCGCGAAAGGCGCGCCACGCCAGATGGTCGTAGGTGTACGCGGTGTGCAGACCGAGCTCCTCGGCGCGCTGCCAGGCGGAGCGCCCGCCCTCGTTCCAGCGGTGGACGGGCAGGATGACGGTGCTGAGGCGCGGAGTGGAGCTCATGGCTCGAGTTTACGGCGGCCCCGGTACGCCACATCTTTTGCGCTCGGCCGCCCGGACGAGCACTTGGAGCCGGGTGCGGACGGCGGGACCGAGGACGGCCCGAGGACGGCCCGAGGACGGGCCGGCGAGCATCCAACTCCGCAGACATATGCCAGAGGAATGTTCTGCTGCTCACGGGCGTACGCACTCAGATGTGCGCCCCTGCGCACGCCCGTGCACCCTCGTACGCGAGAATGGACCGGTGACCTCAGCTACCGAACAGCCCGCTCCTGCCACTCCCCGGCTGATCGCCACCGATCTGGACGGCACTCTCCTGCGCGACGACAAGACCGTCTCGGACCGCACCGTCGCGGCGCTCGCCGCCGCCGAGGAGGCCGGGATCGAGGTCTTCTTCGTCACCGGCCGTCCCGCCCGCTGGATGGATGTCGTCAGTGCCCACGTGCACGGCCACGGCCTGGCGATCTGCGCCAACGGCGCCGCCGTCGCCGACCTGCACGACGGCGGCAGGCTGCTGAAGGTGAGGGCCCTGGAGCGGGCGGCGGCCCTCGACGTCGTGCACACGCTGCGCGCGGCCGCCCCCGGCACGTCCTTCGCCGTCGAGCTGGCCACCGGCATCCACTACGAGCCGGACTACCCGCCGTTCCACCTCGACCCCGGTGCCACGGTGGCGGTGGCCGAGAAGCTGCTCCACGAGGAGACGCCGGGCGCCGGCGCTCCCGTACTGAAGGTCCTGGCCCACCACCGCGAGCTGGCCCCTGACGACTTCCTCGCCCTGGCCCGCCGGGTCGCCGGCGACCGGGCCTCCTTCACCCGGTCCAGCCCCACGGCACTGCTGGAGGTCAGCGGGCCCGGCGTCTCCAAGGCCAGCACCCTGGAGCTGTGCTGCGCCGAGCGCGGGATCTCCCCCGCCGAGGTCGTGGCCTTCGGGGACATGCCGAACGACGTCGAGATGCTGAGCTGGGCGGGCACCTCGTACGCGATGGGCAACGCCCACCCGGCCGCTCTGGCGGCGGCCTCCGGCCGGACGGCCACCAACAACGAGGACGGCGTCGCGGTCGTCATCGAGCGGATCATCGCCGACCGCACCCGGCTCCGGACGGAACGCTGAAGGACTGACGGACTGAGGGACTGGCGGACTGGCGGGCACACGGGCAGACGCCCGCCGACGCGTAGACGGCCGGGCCTGCCGCCTTCCCGAACCGGTCAGAGCGGCGCCTGCCACACCACCGTCGTACCACCGCCGTCGTCCCCGATGCCGGGTCCGAACCAGCTGGCCCCACCGAGCGATTCCGCCCGGCGGGCCAGGTTCCGCAGCCCGCTGCGACGGCCCCCGGGCGGAATGCCCACCCCGTCGTCGGCGACCGAGAGCCGCACCGCGTCCCGGCCGTCGGGCAACGTGGCCGTCGCGTCGACCACCACGTCGATCCGTGCCGCTTCGGCGTGCCGGAAGGCGTTGGACAGCGCCTCTCGGAGCGCCGCGATCAGGTTCTTGCCGGTCAGCTCGCCCACCAGCGTGTCGACCGGACCGAGGAAGCGGTGGGACGGCTTGAAGCCGAGCGGGACGGCCGCCATGTTGATCTCCCGCAGCACCCGGGTGCGCAGTCCGGACGGGGCCTCGGCGGGCTCCTGCTGCAGGGCGAAGATCGCGGTGCGGATCTCCTGGATGGTGACGTCCAGCTCGTCGACCGCCCTGCCCACCCCCGTCTGCACCTCCGGCACGTCCGAACGGCGCTGGGCGCTCTCCAGCATCATCCCGGTGGCGAACAGCCGCTGGATGACCAGATCGTGCAGGTCACGGGCGATCCGGTCGCGGTCCTCGTACACCGCCAGCCGCTCCCGGTCGCGCTGCGCCTCGGCCATCATCAGCGCCAGGGCCGCCTGCGAGGCGAACTGGGTGGCGAGGGTCCGTTCCGTCTCCGTGAACGGCCGGCCGCCCTTGGCCCGCGGTGTGGCGAGCGCACCGAGCACACGGCCACCGCTGTGCAGCGGCAGCATCATGCTCGGCCCGAACCGGTCGGCCAGCCTGGTGACCATGCGGGAGTCGGTCGCCGAGTCGTCTATGAAGACCGCCTCCCCGCTCAGCAGCCTCGCCACCACCGGGCTGTGCGCCGGGATGATCACCCCGAGCGAGGCGGACGGGTCGTCCGCGGAGACGGCGACGATCTCCAGTCCCCCGTCCTCGGCCGGCAGCAGCACGATGCCGGCGGCGGATCCGGCGAGATGACGGGCCTGTTCGGCGACGACCGACAGCGCGTCGTCGGCGTCCCCGCCGGACAGCAGGGCGGTGGTCACGGCCACCGAACCGTCGATCCACCGCTCGCGCTGCCTGGCCGCCTCGTACAGCCGCGCGTTGCCGATGGCGATGCCGGCCTCGGTGGCCAGCACGCGGACCATGTGCAGGTCGTAGTCGTTGAACTCGGCGCCGCCGTCCTTCTCGGCGAGATAGAGATTGCCGAAGATCTCGCCCTGGACCCGGATCGGAACGCCGAGGAACGTACGCATCGGGGGATGGCCCGGCGGAAAGCCCGCGAACCTCGGATCGCCCGTCAGATTCGCGAGCCGCAGGGGGCTGGGGTCATGGATCAGGGCGCCGAGCAGCCCGTGGTGCCCGTCGGGGCGGCGGCCGATCTCACGCGCCACCGCTTCCGGGACCCCGTACGTGACGAAGTCGGAGAGCCCTCCGCCCTCCTCGTCCACGACGCCGATGGCCGCGTAACGGGCGTGGGCCAGCTCGGCGGCCGTCTCACAGATCCGGTCGAGCGTGGAGTGGAGTTCGAGTCCCGTGCCCACCGATCGCATGGCTTCGAGCAGCCGCGGTACGCGGGCGGTGAGCTCGGTGGACAGGCCCTGCAGGCTGCGCGTCGCCTCCGTCGCGGCGTCGAGTGAGTCATTCGGTTGCTGCGGCTGGTTCGGGTCCTGCTCTGACATACCCAGAGCGTAGTTAGTGCCTTTTGTCGGGGAAAGTCGAGACAGGGACCGGGCCGGGCCGAACCGGAAGGGGACGAGGAGGCCGAAGGCGGGAGCCGGATCGGCCGGTCAGGCCTGCGCGTCCGGCCCGACCGGCCTGTCAGACCTTCGCGGCCGCCTGCCCGACCGGCGCGCCCACGGTCTCCCGCTCGCGCTCCAGCATCCGGCTCAGCGGCCCCTCCACCGCGGCGAGCGCGGCGTACGGACCGCGCTGCACGGCGGCGCCCGCCTCCAGCACCACCACCTCGTCGACGGCGTCCAGCCCTTCGAGCCGGTGCGTGATCAGTACCGTCGTACGTCCCCGGGTGGCCGCGAGCAGATCCGCGGTCAGGGCGTCCGCCGTCGGCAGATCGAGGTGCTCGGCCGGCTCGTCCAGGACCAGCACGGGGAAGTCCGCGAGCAGCGCGCGGGCCAGCGCGAGCCGCTGGCGCTGACCGCCGGAGAGACGGGCGCCGTGTTCGCCGACGAGCGTGTCCAGGCCGTCCGGCAGCGCCTCCGCCCAGTCGAGCAGCCGGGCCCGGCGGAGCGCCTCGCGCAGTTCGGCGTCCGTCGCGCCGGTACGGGCCAGCCGCAGGTTCTCCCGGATCGAGCTGTCGAAGATGTGGGCGTCCTGGGCACATAGGCCGACGAACCGCCGGACCGTGTCCCCGTCCAGCGCGGACGCGTCCACTCCGCCGATCCGGTACGTTCCCGTCCGCGCGTCCAGGAAGCGGAGCAGGACCTGGGCCAGTGTGGTCTTTCCGGAGCCGGACGGGCCCACCACCGCGATGCGCCGGCCCGCCTCCAGCGTGAGGTCGACCGAGTCCAGCGCGTCCGGTCCGTCCTCCGCGTAGCGGGCCGACAGCCCCCGTACCTCCAGCGGGAAGGGTGACGCGGGCGCCTCGGCCGGCTCGGCGGGCTCCCGCACCGGCACCGGGGCGTCCAGCACCTCGAACACCCGCTCAGCGCTGCGCTTGACCCGCTGCCTGTACTGCACGGCGAGCGGCAGGCCGGTGACGGCCTCGAAGGCGGCCAGCGGTGTGAGCACGACGACGGCGAGTTCCACCCCGGCCAGCCGCCCGTCGGCCACGGCCGGGAGGGCGACGAGCGCGGCGGCGACCACGGTGAGCCCCGCGATCAGGGCGCTGAGACCGCTGCCGAGCGCGGTGGCGGTCGCCGCCCGGGAGGCGATCCGGGTCAGCACACCGTCGGCCTCCCTGGTCCGGTTCAGCCGTCCCGGCAGGGCGCCCGCGACGGTCAGTTCGGCGGTCCCGCCGAGCAGGTCGGTGATCCGGGTGGCCAGCGCTGCCCGTGCGGGTGCCAGCCTGCGCTCGGCGTGCCGTGCGCAGGCCCCGCTGACGAGCGGCACCCCGACGCCGGCCAGCAGCAGTCCGGCGGCCAGTACGAGGCCCGCCTCCGGCAGCAGCCAGCCGGTGAAGCCGGCGGCACCGGCCCCCACGACGACCGCGGTCCCGGCCGGCAGAAGCCAGCGCAGCCAGTAGTCCTGGAGGGCGTCCACATCGGCGACGAGTCGCGAGAGGAGGTCCCCCCGCCTGGTCCGGCGCAGCCCCGCGGGCGCGATCCGCTCCAGGCTCCGGTACACGGCGACGCGGAGTTCGGCGAGCATCCGGAGCACCGCGTCGTGCGAGACGAGGCGCTCGGCGTAGCGGAAGACCGCCCGTCCGATACCGAAGGCGCGGGTCGCCGTCACCGCCACCATCAGATAGAGCACCGGGGGCTGTTCCGAG harbors:
- a CDS encoding HAD hydrolase family protein; this encodes MTSATEQPAPATPRLIATDLDGTLLRDDKTVSDRTVAALAAAEEAGIEVFFVTGRPARWMDVVSAHVHGHGLAICANGAAVADLHDGGRLLKVRALERAAALDVVHTLRAAAPGTSFAVELATGIHYEPDYPPFHLDPGATVAVAEKLLHEETPGAGAPVLKVLAHHRELAPDDFLALARRVAGDRASFTRSSPTALLEVSGPGVSKASTLELCCAERGISPAEVVAFGDMPNDVEMLSWAGTSYAMGNAHPAALAAASGRTATNNEDGVAVVIERIIADRTRLRTER
- a CDS encoding GAF domain-containing protein is translated as MSEQDPNQPQQPNDSLDAATEATRSLQGLSTELTARVPRLLEAMRSVGTGLELHSTLDRICETAAELAHARYAAIGVVDEEGGGLSDFVTYGVPEAVAREIGRRPDGHHGLLGALIHDPSPLRLANLTGDPRFAGFPPGHPPMRTFLGVPIRVQGEIFGNLYLAEKDGGAEFNDYDLHMVRVLATEAGIAIGNARLYEAARQRERWIDGSVAVTTALLSGGDADDALSVVAEQARHLAGSAAGIVLLPAEDGGLEIVAVSADDPSASLGVIIPAHSPVVARLLSGEAVFIDDSATDSRMVTRLADRFGPSMMLPLHSGGRVLGALATPRAKGGRPFTETERTLATQFASQAALALMMAEAQRDRERLAVYEDRDRIARDLHDLVIQRLFATGMMLESAQRRSDVPEVQTGVGRAVDELDVTIQEIRTAIFALQQEPAEAPSGLRTRVLREINMAAVPLGFKPSHRFLGPVDTLVGELTGKNLIAALREALSNAFRHAEAARIDVVVDATATLPDGRDAVRLSVADDGVGIPPGGRRSGLRNLARRAESLGGASWFGPGIGDDGGGTTVVWQAPL